From Diospyros lotus cultivar Yz01 chromosome 4, ASM1463336v1, whole genome shotgun sequence, a single genomic window includes:
- the LOC127800544 gene encoding tubulin alpha-4 chain produces the protein MRECISIHIGQAGIQVGNACWELYCLEHGIQPDGQMPSDKTIGGGDDAFNTFFSETAAGKHVPRAVFVDLEPTVIDEVRTGTYRQLFHPEQLISGKEDAANNFARGHYTIGKEIVDLCLDRIRKLADNCTGLQGFLVFNAVGGGTGSGLGSLLLERLSVDYGKKSKLGFTVYPSPQVSTSVVEPYNSVLSTHSLLEHTDVAVLLDNEAIYGICRRSLDIERPTYTNLNRLVSQVISSLTASLRFDGALNVDVTEFQTNLVPYPRIHFMLSSYAPVISAEKAYHEQLSVAEITNSAFEPSSMMAKCDPRHGKYMACCLMYRGDVVPKDVNAAVATIKTKRTIQFVDWCPTGFKCGINYQPPTVVPGGDLAKVQRAVCMISNSTSVAEVFSRIDHKFDLMYAKRAFVHWYVGEGMEEGEFSEAREDLAALEKDYEEVGAESGEGDEGEDEEY, from the exons CCTGATGGTCAGATGCCGAGTGACAAAACAATTGGTGGAGGGGATGATGCATTCAATACATTTTTCAGTGAAACAGCAGCAGGGAAGCACGTTCCTCGTGCAGTTTTTGTGGATCTTGAGCCCACTGTCATTGATGAAGTGAGGACTGGCACTTATCGCCAGCTCTTTCACCCTGAGCAGCTTATCAGCGGCAAGGAGGATGCAGCCAACAACTTCGCTCGTGGCCACTACACCA TCGGCAAAGAGATTGTTGATCTCTGCTTGGATCGCATCAGGAAGCTCGCTGATAACTGCACTGGCCTTCAGGGTTTCCTTGTATTCAATGCTGTTGGTGGTGGTACCGGTTCTGGTCTTGGATCACTTCTTTTGGAGCGTCTATCTGTTGACTATGGGAAGAAATCAAAGCTAGGTTTCACTGTATATCCCTCACCTCAGGTTTCTACCTCTGTTGTGGAACCCTATAACAGTGTCCTCTCAACTCACTCTCTCCTTGAGCACACTGATGTTGCTGTGCTTCTTGATAATGAAGCAATTTATGGAATCTGCCGGCGCTCCCTTGACATTGAGCGTCCTACTTATACCAATCTGAATCGCCTTGTTTCTCAG GTGATTTCTTCGCTTACTGCCTCTTTGAGGTTTGATGGAGCTCTCAATGTTGATGTAACCGAGTTCCAGACCAACCTTGTTCCCTACCCCAGGATCCATTTTATGCTTTCCTCATATGCTCCTGTCATTTCAGCTGAGAAGGCCTACCATGAGCAGCTCTCAGTGGCAGAGATCACCAACAGTGCCTTTGAGCCTTCATCAATGATGGCAAAATGTGATCCTCGCCATGGAAAGTACATGGCATGCTGCCTGATGTACCGAGGTGATGTGGTGCCCAAGGATGTGAATGCAGCTGTGGCCACCATAAAGACAAAACGAACAATTCAATTTGTTGACTGGTGCCCAACTGGATTCAAGTGTGGCATTAACTACCAGCCACCAACTGTTGTTCCTGGAGGTGACCTTGCAAAGGTGCAGAGGGCTGTGTGCATGATATCTAATTCTACCAGTGTTGCTGAAGTATTCTCCCGCATTGACCACAAGTTTGATCTCATGTATGCCAAGCGTGCCTTTGTTCATTGGTACGTTGGTGAGGGCATGGAGGAAGGAGAATTCAGTGAGGCTCGTGAAGACCTTGCTGCCCTTGAAAAGGATTATGAGGAGGTTGGTGCTGAGTCAGGTGAAGGTGACGAAGGTGAAGACGAAGAGTATTGA